The following DNA comes from Bacteroidales bacterium.
CAACAGGGCGTCGTGACTATGGAACTGAATTGTGGAATCATACGCTCGATAAGGTAGGAAGAAGGCCTTACATGATCGTCCCGTTTTCGGAAGGAATCAGGGATGTGACCCAAAAAAACAAGACTTCGTATTATCGCCATCAAATGGAAGCTTTGAAAACGGAGTGGGAGCAGAGGTCGGCTGCAACGGAGCAGGTTTCCAAAGACATCCAATCGCCTGAAAAGAGGATTTTCACAGATTACATAAATCCTTTTTATGTAAATGAAAAGATGATCGTTGCCGAAAAGCGCTCACTCGATGAAATCGCACGTTTTGTAGCTATCGATGGCAATGGCGACGAGCAGGTGCTTTTTACACCCGGATACTACGATTTTGGCTCGTTGACTTGTGGCGGCGGACGGCTTGCCTGGTCGGAGCGCGTGTTTGATCCTCGCTGGGAAAACCGGAATTATTCAGTTATAAAAATGCTGGATATAAAAACGGGCGTTGTGAGAACGGTAACTGAAAAAACACGCTGGTTTTCGCCATCGCTTTCTGATGATGGAGAATTGCTGATCGTTACAGAGGTGACCGAAGATCAGCAGTATCGGCTACTGGTGATGCAGACTGCTGATGGTAAGATTGTACAATCTTTTGCCACTCCCAACAATGAATTTCTTACAACCTCGTCCTTTTCAGAAAATCACGAGAACATCGTGGCAGTTTCTATTGGCGATGCCGGAAACCGGCTGGTGCTGGCCGAAACCGCTACCGGTGATTTGCAATATCTGATGGATACCACATTTACCGTCATTGGGCAGCCTACAATGCACGGCGACACCATTCTCTTTGTTGGCGCCTGGTCGGGCGTGGATAATCTTTACATGCTGCTGCTGCCCTCGCATGAAATTTTTCAACTTACTGATGTTAAATATGGTCTGGGCAATCCATCTTTTTATGAAAATGGGAGCACCCTCATTTTTGAAAATTATACCGCCGATGGTTTTGAGATTGCTACGCTAAGTTGTGATTCATTAAAACCATTGCCTTTGTCATCGGTAACGGATCACAGCGTGAAACTTTATCAGCCCTTGGCCGACCAGGCTGATGCTATGCTCGTGCCGGCACTTATTCCCGATTCGGCGTATGCCATCCGTAATTATTCACGGCTTGGGCATCTTTTTAATTTCCATTCCTGGGCGCCGTTGGCTATTGATGTGGATAATTACGACGTAAAACCCGGCGTGTCGTTATTTTCGCAAAATGTGCTGAGTACCGCTTTCGCGGAATTGGGATGGGAGTACAACTTGAACGAGGAGACCGGCAAATATTACGCGCGGTTTACCTATGCCGGCTGGTATCCGGTGCTCGATTTTTCGGCTTCGTATGGCCGGCGGCGTTCTTCGTTTTTGGATACTACCCCCCAACGCATCGACTTTAGCTGGATGGAAACCAACTTCGCCACCACCGTGCGATTGCCGCTAAATATTACCCGTGGCAAGTGGGCGCGGTTTGTACAACCATCCGTCACGTTGGAATATGTGCAGCACGACATGGATGCGGACGCCACAGTTTCGTTCAGGCGTAGCAATTACAAAGCGTTGACGTATCGTCTTTCGGTCTCCAACCAGATCAAATCGACAGATTGGGATATGCACCCGCGGTGGGGGCAAAGCCTGGATTTGCGTTTGCAGACTTCCCCTTTTGCCAGCGACACGCTTGGCGCAATGTTCTCGGCGGTGGGTCGGCTCTATTTCCCCGGATTGTTGCGTCACCATAGTTTTAATCTGTACGCCGGCTATCAGAAACGTGCCGACAGCAGCCCACTCTACGAAGACATGGTCCGTTTTCCGCGCGGCTGGTCACAGCTTTTTGCCAGCGAGGTGAGCAGTTTTGCTGTTAATTATAAATTTCCGGTTGCCTGTCCCGACTTTAGCATTTGGTCGTTGGTCTATCTGAAACGGATCAAGGCCAATGTGTTTTATGATTACGCGCTGGGCACCTATTATGGGGCCCACACCGACTGGCAATCTGCCGGTGTGGAGTTGTTCTTCGATGTGCATCTATTGCGGTTGCCGGCACCGGTAGAGCTGGGTTATCGCCTGGTGTGGCGCCCCCAGGTTTCCGACTGGCAAAGTGAGTTTTTGTTTTCGGTGAGTTTCGATAGTTTATAAATCCTATTTTCGCAATCTATTTTTACGATATGATACGATTTGTCTTAAAAATATTCCTATCCTCATTTTCTGTGGTTGTCGCCTCATGGCTGCTGCCTGGCGTAGCATTACAGGATTTTTTGTCGGCGATACTGGTTGCATTGGTTCTGGCGCTGCTCAACACTTTTCTCAAGCCCATCCTGGTCATATTCACCATCCCCGTCACCATTT
Coding sequences within:
- a CDS encoding phage holin family protein, translating into MIRFVLKIFLSSFSVVVASWLLPGVALQDFLSAILVALVLALLNTFLKPILVIFTIPVTIFTFGFFLLVINAVMALLAAHFVAGFYIAGFWWAMAFSIIVSLMNLMINLDDKNKR